One Pontibacter deserti genomic region harbors:
- a CDS encoding RelA/SpoT family protein has translation MIDPEAERKEILRLYRRLLRHAKPFLKDNDAKIIKKAFNTSVEAHKDMRRKSGEPYIYHPIAVAQIAVEEIGLGTTSIVASLLHDVVEDTEMEIEDIERDFGPSVARIIEGLTKISGVFDYGTSQQAENFRKMLLTLSDDVRVILIKIADRLHNMRTLDSMPRHKQLKIASETMYLYAPLAHRLGLYAIKSELEDLYLKYTDTDTYKDISNKIRQTRSARNKFIKDFISPIEEELDKHGFKFNIKGRPKSIYSILKKIKKQNITFEEVYDLFAIRIILDVPLENEKAACWQVYSIITDFYQPNPDRLRDWVNTPKANGYESLHTTVMSKSGQWVEVQIRTKRMDEIAERGYAAHWKYKDGPGSESGLELWINKVRDMLENNTGNALEFMDEFRKNLFVEEVFVFTPKGELIILPDKATALDFAFEIHSQIGLHCLGAKVNQKLVPLSYRLYNGDQVEILTSQKQKPNEEWLNYAVTSKARSRIKEALREERKYRSEQGKVLLDKRLAQLKIVDNQSNMNKLLAFFNVPSVQDLYYRLATGYIDPKNIKEVIFTATAEKGSSTLDPKNFDREVQKIRGVNSDMLVIGENTSNMNYKISTCCNPIPGDDVFGFETGDEDIEIHRTNCQRAIELMSNYGNRIVRAKWTDQKELAFLAGIRIKGTDRVGLVNDLTRIISNSLRVNMRSITIDSHDGIFEGNIMVFVNDTGHLDKLIQRMGKVNGILTVERFD, from the coding sequence ATGATTGATCCGGAAGCAGAACGCAAAGAGATCTTACGACTTTACAGAAGATTACTTCGGCATGCGAAGCCTTTCTTAAAAGACAATGATGCCAAAATAATTAAGAAAGCCTTTAATACATCGGTGGAGGCGCATAAAGATATGCGTCGTAAATCCGGTGAGCCTTATATCTATCATCCGATAGCAGTTGCCCAGATAGCTGTAGAGGAAATCGGCTTAGGTACTACTTCTATAGTTGCTTCGCTTTTGCATGATGTGGTGGAAGATACCGAGATGGAAATCGAAGACATTGAGCGTGACTTCGGCCCAAGTGTAGCGCGTATTATAGAAGGCCTTACTAAAATTTCGGGTGTTTTTGATTATGGTACTTCGCAGCAGGCAGAGAACTTCCGCAAAATGCTGCTTACTCTTAGCGATGACGTACGGGTTATACTTATAAAGATTGCTGACCGCCTGCACAACATGCGTACGCTGGATAGTATGCCGCGTCATAAACAGCTCAAGATCGCATCCGAAACGATGTATTTGTATGCGCCGCTTGCACATCGCCTTGGTTTGTATGCCATCAAATCTGAGCTGGAAGACCTATATCTGAAGTATACCGATACGGATACATATAAAGATATCTCTAACAAGATACGTCAGACGCGTAGTGCCCGCAATAAGTTTATTAAGGATTTTATCTCTCCGATAGAAGAAGAACTGGACAAGCATGGGTTTAAATTCAACATTAAAGGCCGCCCTAAATCTATTTATTCTATCCTTAAGAAGATAAAGAAGCAGAACATCACGTTCGAAGAAGTTTACGACCTGTTTGCAATCCGGATTATACTTGATGTGCCTCTGGAAAATGAGAAGGCAGCTTGCTGGCAGGTATATTCTATTATAACAGACTTTTACCAGCCAAACCCGGATCGCCTGCGCGATTGGGTAAATACACCAAAGGCTAACGGTTACGAATCTTTGCACACTACTGTAATGAGTAAATCGGGGCAGTGGGTAGAAGTGCAGATACGTACCAAGCGTATGGATGAGATTGCCGAACGTGGCTACGCAGCTCATTGGAAGTATAAAGATGGCCCGGGTTCAGAATCTGGTCTGGAACTATGGATAAACAAGGTGCGGGATATGCTGGAGAACAACACCGGCAATGCACTGGAATTTATGGATGAGTTCCGGAAAAACCTCTTTGTGGAAGAAGTGTTTGTCTTTACTCCGAAAGGTGAGCTGATTATACTTCCTGATAAAGCTACCGCACTGGATTTTGCGTTTGAGATACATAGCCAGATTGGTTTGCATTGCCTTGGTGCAAAAGTTAATCAGAAGCTGGTGCCACTTAGCTACAGGCTTTATAATGGTGACCAGGTGGAGATCCTGACTTCGCAAAAGCAGAAGCCGAACGAAGAATGGTTAAACTATGCTGTTACTTCCAAAGCAAGATCGCGCATAAAAGAGGCTTTGCGCGAAGAGCGCAAGTATAGATCAGAACAAGGTAAAGTGCTGCTTGATAAGCGCCTGGCTCAATTAAAGATTGTAGATAACCAGTCGAATATGAACAAGCTGCTGGCTTTCTTTAACGTGCCATCGGTACAGGATTTATACTATAGACTAGCAACAGGTTACATTGATCCTAAAAATATCAAAGAAGTCATCTTTACTGCCACTGCCGAAAAAGGAAGCTCTACCCTTGACCCAAAAAACTTTGATAGGGAAGTACAGAAAATTCGTGGCGTTAACTCTGACATGCTCGTGATAGGGGAGAATACCTCTAACATGAACTATAAAATATCTACGTGTTGTAACCCTATACCTGGCGATGATGTGTTTGGCTTTGAAACCGGCGACGAAGATATTGAGATACACCGTACCAACTGCCAACGGGCTATTGAACTTATGTCGAATTATGGTAACCGTATCGTGCGTGCCAAGTGGACAGATCAGAAAGAACTGGCATTTCTGGCTGGTATCCGCATAAAAGGTACCGATAGAGTAGGTTTAGTTAATGACCTGACACGCATTATTTCGAACAGCTTAAGAGTGAACATGCGCTCTATTACCATCGATTCGCATGACGGTATATTTGAAGGAAACATCATGGTATTCGTAAACGATACCGGCCACCTGGATAAACTGATACAGCGCATGGGGAAAGTGAACGGTATACTTACCGTTGAACGTTTCGATTAG